The Zingiber officinale cultivar Zhangliang chromosome 2A, Zo_v1.1, whole genome shotgun sequence genomic sequence ATGGCGCTAGGGCTCCAGTCCGGGTGCGCCCCCTTGAGAAGAGCCGCCAGGCCGCTGATGTGGGGGCACGACATGGAGGTCCCGGAGATGATGTTGAACTCCGTTCGCCGCGGATCTGCCGCCTGTCCAGTCGGGCCGACCTGCCCTGTCCAGGCTGCTAGGATGTTCACGCCCGGCGCGATGATGTCTGGCTTCAGGATGTCGGGAGTGACGGCGTTCGGACCGCGGGAGGAGAACGCTGCCACCACCGGTGACGGCATGATTCCGACTTTGGTCCCTCCGAATACGATCGTGGCCGACGGGCTCGGATCTGAGAATAGGTAAGACTTGATGGCGTCTCCAGCCTTTTGCCCGACAGCGGAGGCAGGGAGGAGGTGAGCGTCGGCGACGAGCTCCTCTCCGTTGGCGGCGGTGTTAGCGAGGATCATACCGGCTCCGCCGGCGTCACGGACAACAAAGCCCTTCTGCACTCGAGCATTGATGCCGCGGTCGCATAGGACAATTTTTCCTGCGACTTTTTCAGGGATAAGGGTCCCCTGCATACAGAGGTTGCCGTTGGTGGCGTTGGTGGCATTCCCGGCGTAGATGAAGGAGTAAGGCGACGAGGAGAGCGGCTTCCCGCTGTAGAGTGAGACGCTGCTGAAGTTTTTCCCGTTGCCTAGCACGACGTAGGCAGGGAAGTCGCGATCCAGCGTACCGGCTCCGACAGTGGTGATCCACGGCGCCAAGTTGGAGAGTGTTGAAGCAGAGGGCCCCGCATTGCCGGCGGAGCAGGAAACAACAACCCCTTTAGCCATGGCATTGAAAGCCCCGGTGGCGATGCTGTCACGGAAGTAGTCCGCCGTGCCGCCGCCCAGCGACATGGACAGAACGCCGCAACCGTCCTCTACGGACTTGTCGATAGCAGCGAGAATGTCGGAGCTAAAGCACCCGCCGAGCCAGCAGACCTTGTACACGGCGACGCGTGCGCGAGTGGACATGCCACGGGCGGTGCCGGCGGCGTATCCGAGCAGGTTGGCGCTAGGGACGGTCGATCCCGCCGCGGTGGAGGAGGTGTGTGTACCGTGGCCATCGTTGTCCCGCGGCGACCTCGACTCCTTGGTCTCGTCGATGGCGCCGATGGTGGCCTCGTACCCCCTGGAGAAGAACCGCGCGCCGACGAGTTTCCGGTTGCATGCGTCGGCGGCCTTGAAGTCCTTCCCCTCCTCGCAGGCGCCCTTCCAGCTGGCAGGAACGGGGCCGAGCCCAGCGTCGTCGTAACTCCTGCGCTCCGGCCACACACCGGTGTCGAGCACCCCGACGACGATGTCGCTGTTGAAGTCGGACTGGGGGACGAATCCCTCTCCGTGGTCGATGCCGAGGAACTCCGGCGTGCGCGTGGTGTGAAGCTCGTAACGGACCTCGGGATGGACGCCGAGCACACCAGGTAGCCCCTCGAGCGCGCTAGCCTCCGCGGCGGTGAGCCGAGCGGAGAAGCCATGCGCAACAGTGTCATACGAATAAAGGATCTCAGCGGTGTCGGAGACAGCCCGTAGCGAAGCGTCGTACCAGTCGCCGTGCTCCACGAAGGCCGCCGGCATCTGAAACTTCGCCATGTGGACTATGTAAGTCTGCTTTTCAGCCTCCGCCGCTGCTAAGCAGCAAAGCAACAAGAGCGCCAAGAGGCAGAGCGAATCCATGGCTTCGTTGGAAAGACGAAGGAAGAAGATCACCGACGACGGGTAATGGAAGAGGAGGCGAGGCGTAGATAAAGGGAAGCTTCCTCACGCTTTTGTTGCTTACACGAATAACCAGCGGTGGcctaagagagattttaaaaattatataataattattaaaaaaacgaAAATAGATTTGCTCTAAACTAAATATACATttgttttttatatattattttatttaaaataaataaataaagatgatAAGGATGTTTCCAGTAGAGCACACGACTCTTTAGCCTGTCAGTGATAAAAGATAAAGGAGTAAAGTAGCCAGCCACCTTTTGTGCATGAACACTTGGTATTTATATTTGCCTTTAATTAATTTTGGGTTAATTTTtagtaaatataaaatatttggtTGGTATCTCATCTTTCTGTACAACTTTCGTCTCTATTTATATAAATGTATTTATTTGGAGGTCGACAATTCTAAACCATATCACTGTTTACTCCTACTAATACTTTTTTTTACCGGTAGGAAATACACATGAGTTCCTTGTTTCTTAACTAATCAGTTGATCAGGGCATTTAAAGTTTCtaaattcttaaaaaatgtatatatttaacttttagaatttttaaaaaatgtatttATTTTTCGTTTTGCCCCCACCGTTAATCATTGTATATTGTAGTCAAAGAACATTAACACTATAGTGttggattttaaaaattaacattagAATGGTACAACATTTCTAATATTAACATTTGAGTAAATCCTAAAATCAATAGTACTgtagtattaattttttaaaattattattatagtagcattgatttttaaaatatagttTGGCAGTGGTGATTTTTGAGTGATTGAGAGGATTAGCGGAAGTGGTAAATAGAAAATAAGTACATCTTTTCATAAATCTAAAAGTTAAGAATGCCTTTTTGAGAATTAAAATGGTGTGCTTTTTTGTCAATTGCTTAAATAGATAGCTTAAATATCTCTTGAATATGCTCTCTTGTCATATAGGATCTCTACAAGAGACAACAATACTTGCAATTAGTTAGCCACCCTGTTCATTGCATATGCATTAATTGGAAGGTTGAAACTCTCTACTTCAGTAGATTTCATATAAATTTCATTTTTACGACCTCCATGTGAAGGCCATCTGTTCATTTGTCGTGTTGAGGAGGAAACACTTGTGTGTATTATTGGGAGTGACTTGATTAGGAGGACAGTCGATAGATTGTCGTTTGGCTTTGATTAaacataataaataataaatatgttGATTGTGAAGTTTCTTGTGCTGGAGGAAGATATTATTGCCCACACGAATagctttagaaatataaaaatcATTAATTACATTTGATCAGTCTCCACATGTTTTTACTAAGAGTTTTGTGGAATGGGGTTGAAACATGTAGGCCTTGCTAACTCAATCATTGTAAAAGTGTGTTTCATGAATTGATCAATCTTATCTTTGTCGTTTTCTCAAGTACAAACCCTATCTGTAATCCAAATGTTGCTGTGCGATGGATTCTATCAAACAAAAGAGATGATTGAAAATTTCACAACTTGGTGAAGGTTATAATAATATATACTCGTCTCCCTTGATTGAGTTGTGATCAGTGTAATTATAGAAAGAGGTCTATTATTACTAATAAGTCATTATCTTATTGATAAATAATAATAGCGGAAAAATCAGAAAGACATTTTTTATATTGAAATTGTCAAAGGAATGTATAGTTTTTACTTTCTAAAAAACAGGCATCTCATCCTATCCATCTCGGTAACATTTTACTTTATGAAACTATCTTTCTTGAAATTGTCAATTATATACTATCTCTACAAGTAAatgtataataaatttaattagtaataatagaaattatattatttactTTGAGTATAGAGAATATgaacattacaaaagtaaatgtcttAAATTGATCAAGAAAAATAGTCAAGTGGCATACAAGGTTAAGGAGAAGCCAAAGAAAATTGGTTTGGTGGTATGCAAAGGCAAGGAGtacttgtgtgtttctcttgcaatcaaagaggacattactGGAGTCAATATTCAAAATGAAAGAAACCGACCAAATTTAAAGGAGGAAACTTAAATCAAGGAGGAGCTCTAAGAGAAAATCCAAGATATCATTTTTTGAAGCAATTCCTTTAACTCatgataaaaaacatgctagttcaaatttatatcatcttgaaaataggaagcatgatagaattaaataaaaatatatattgtatCATGTTAAAACTACcgtacctaaggttaggaaggtaaatgatAAATTAGGCAATgactctaaggactttagatatatacCTAAGAAAAAAAACTCAAAGGTTTAaggaaaaaatcaaaatttgaggacttatggaaagaaaattaaaatttaaggttaagacttgataaattaaaaaatatcctaaaaagaatggagaatgtctTTAAAAGGGTTAAATAGATGGTCAGAATGGGCAAGAATCATCCAATAATAGGAGAGGTTTGGGGTACAAAtctaaagctaagaaggatgtgccttcttatcataAAGTTCCATAGAGCTATAGAACTAACCTTAGGTCTAGGAATCAAGTCAAGGTTTCAAGGGAGATCATTCTTAGAAGCAATCTTgagaagaccaatgtgactaagacttctaagaagtctaagaaaattattaagaaggtcacaagggaataTATCCTTAGAGTTGACCTGGAGGAGTCAAGTATAACCAAGGCTTCAAAACCTAGGAAAGTCATTAGGAAAGTTagtagggaagttatccctagtgagtacctaatgttggaatcccaaggtagttttgatgtgatcaactaagttaggttatgtcctgttatgtttaactttgtgtctaagtatgcaggaacttcggagcacaggaagtcgagcaaaagactcaactagcgagaaggatggtatggtagagagtcgatgggctcggtgcgtctgaggaacgatgtgttgcggaagagtacaccggcggacgaggaGGGAACGTACGATGTTTCCAAGAGACGAGaaactggagcggaagattgctcggggagcaaaagacacagctagcgagaaggtcggcacgagagagagtcgacagactcagtgcgtccgagggatggaGCTAAGAAAGAGTACgttggcgaacgagaaggaagcatgtgaCAATTTCGAGgtacgagaagccagagcggaaacttgctcaaggagaaggccggaagttaggttcgagtgagccctatttcggatggttgaaatcacctaagcgagcagaatcggagcggaagacccggaccgaggcgaacagCACCAAAGCAGAGGGCTCAGATCGAGAAAAGTCAATCCTGTTGACTTTTAGGACCCctgcgcccggaacctcatatttATCCATTTTGACGTGGATGTTGACCGTTACATcaaggatagaattctatccactccaggcgcttggaacccttccaggttccctgaccaagactataaatacagtcttggtccaagAAACTAAATAGAACAAGCAATtactgaaacaacacttgtgcacttttctttctagtttagcttcatctttctgtGCGTAAATTgatataaagaggcttctccgtctgaaggaggaTTTAGTGCgtttcacttccttggattaacaatctcttcggttgtaaccaaataaattccGGAGCCTCCTTCTTTTTAGTTCATTATTTGTTCTAGGTTTATGCAagtatttaattaagttatagtCCGAGAAAGGTTCATTTGTTTTGATTTTAGGTAGAGTTATTCAACCCTCCCTTTTAGCCGACCAATGGTCCTAACACCTAACACACTCAagaagcaccaataggttttgggtttctaAGAATATGTTCTCTACATCGTAGATAGatctagagagtgtcaactctagtTGGAATGATAGTTAACCTAACCTTGACGAAATTGACACTTGGAGGGCATTTTCAAGGTAATTATACTCCTTAAAAATGAGAATGATTTgatatttactctttgaaagagtaaaatatgccaaaatttaaataattagactttaattaaaattaacacAAATAGGAAAAgtcaaaaaaatatcaaattgggttttgatattttcttggAAGAGAAAGGGCAATTTAGGATTGATTTTAAATTAGTAAGTATTAGTGATAATTATatggataatctaggtatattatttATGCTAAAGTGACATGCTTTATTTGCTCTTCATATGTTATAACattatattttgcattcatatttgttatgaaaaataaaaatgtcatgtcatatcatacatacatcatttgctataataaattttcttttgaaaatattcattttgatgtatatcataaatcatcatgtattattttaatttcttgtacttaaggacaatgacattaatcaacaagtgacatcctaggcggatgatcaaatttaaaatacctagatagaaatacatgatcccttagtttaaggCAAAACTAAGATatgcatctcacaaagactataagttgacttgtatgtgttttagtgcacactagatacaagtgagatgttaaaaggatgaacaaaactcaagatgttgatttcgtgcatctttttgagttttggtttcattaaaacacatagttatgtgtcatcCAATCATGGGGAAAGTAAATGCACAAGTCATATGTATTTAGCCTAAAGATCGTACTTGGaaatttggttttgaaaaagattttaaatatactttgaaaaaagTTTGGtgaagattatcttttgataggaatcatcattgtatatgatcctgtccgaaccaagagtcagcggacgctgggcacgtggcgctctctgctggatcctcgagtactccggcgaacctgcaacaaaaccgagccgggaggggtgtcccggcgacggtcctccgacgctcaagtcaggcgaggaatgacaagaaggtagcctcaagatgaagacgagcatacctccggtgaagaaatggaggccttatatagacccctcgaagaagcctgggcgcgccaatcaaagcagccacctgcatttgaccatgcccaggcatgggtctgtcagaagggccatgcccagatatggacccgtcagaaaaggcgtccatgaggccatactgctactgtatcaacctttccatgatgtgacggcaagatcctccatcgtgcgatcttatgtacggcctaatcatcagacatgcttctgccgatattccatatcccgagccgagcgcataggccgctcggccacctttttctcccctcgcccttattttgtccgggcgggttgcccgctcggctctttggcccctgacgttcgggctcccggtcggcccttcgatcctcctgccttggcgttggaaacccaaacccatggatgggttatctaactccgctcggacaTACCCGGatgatcggctcggccattaaccgcttagtcagcccttcatcggttctcaagctgagacccttcaggaagtgggttccccattcttactgccggatcacttgccttcccttcaagtctagtcgaaggaggccgtgagtccgactgactggactatatgtgtccgagcgggcggtcatcgccttaccgtcgcctataatattctttgagccgttcggcccttatggcggattcagccgctcggctcttcgttttgaatGCCTCGTCGGTCAATGTGGAtgcttgcttgtctaaatcttctcgaaaattgcGCAAATCCTTCCCATTAAGTCGCAACACGCGCggtatgacgcgcattaattgcgcctagtggcaaggcgccacgtggctcttcccacgtggcggcgatgcttagtacgatgggacgcgattgcTTTGAAATGGACGGGCGGATGTTGGCCTCGcctttcgtgacctgcatccgacggcggaggccgaccagcctcggtAGTATAAAatcttcttctcctcccttcgccgcatgcttgcttgcgcgttgccttctgcttcgttctgttgctgcggcctccggcgatctagcgtctgtttttaggcggcgatcacctcatcggtgattcttttcacccgtttccttcccagtgagtcttcttccttcacttactaggtcttctcTGCTCATTTCGCCCCTTTCGTTTCCCTGCCTtttttcttgctattctcttgcctctccgagatggcaagttccTCTGAACCCGTCACTCACGTTCacggtccctggtatatgaccatggagagtcggtttgatgaggagggtgcccGGCGCctcgttcggacgtatgggatccctgatgaccacgaaataattatagccagcccgtccgatcggccccataacccgccgatcggcaccatttgtttttttctagaccaattccagggcggccttagatttcctacccatccattcattttggaggtttgtaattatttccgcatcccgcttggCCAGCTTGtaccgaactcctttaggttgctgagcggggtggttgtcctctttaagctgcatagtatcccacttgaccccaaaatattccacttcttcttctaccccaaacaatccgagttgggcactttcattttccagagtagaataggctttaaattttttgataatatgccgacctccaacaagcactggaaggaatttttcttctacatccgacttcccgagcggccggcatttcgaaccaaatggcagaccgctgtgccgactcagccggagctcggcaagttcagaagcaatccagcctatcttcatgcagcgaattggttgtctggtcagcgatacaagatcgaccagttgctgctcaaggaggtgttatatatttttgggttatctcccgttcgggccaatcttccctaccgtatGGGTAAGAGACTCTTTATTCCCTTTACCTTTTttatctaattgattttaatttctcctATTGCagttgaagtcatgtggcgctccaaagctaccgctcatctgaaactgaaggccgtggagatcgaggcggccaccaaaaaggagctcgccgagcggggtctcatccccagccgcccggcagatgcgggagaggggggggcgcagtccgcccctgaaacagatgctgccccatccgcttcaacggaggttgaggtggatcctgtttcctcggctcccgccgagctGGGAATTCCCCCGTCCGGGGATCCACCGCTAGAACTccggcgaaaacgtcgaagagactccggtcctccgccaccccaagagggggaaccacacgAGCCGATCGGCGTTACTTCGtccgatcgcacgccgtcgcagatcgggactcCTGTGACATCGCCTCCTGCGCAGCCCACCgactctcctccccggactcgtcgccgcttacatcggttgggcgaaacttccaccataggggagtcctctggCCAGGCGACTGCAACTGAAGAAGCGCCGACCGGCCACccaaccatcaagaccaccctccgattcccatcggaggaatatttactgtccgccgatcggccctcaagtcccgttcacgaaataaccttgacgggtccgcttgccaagctttttgaggacgcgcagattcaagcggccctcatgacgcccaagcagctcggcgacaacaacatgcaacaggccactcaggtattcatttttcttcctgttccatgccactatttgattcctgatttcgttatttcctttacagcgctgggctgagcaaatcgccactagccgtcggctagccgagctggagggtctcctggaaaaacttcaattgtcggggggtccgtcggccgagcgggggaaacaaaccctcgaggccgaacagcagaaggctgccgatctggctgcggaggtggcccgactcgaagacttggtgaagaaacgggacggggacgtgaagcgcgccagtggccggaagaggcgagcgattgctgatctggataaaatgaaagtcgaagtccgggccctagatcagcaatctaagaaactagaggccgagctgaatgccgagcgggagatccgttcggcagagcgcacaaaggccgaggtggacttgaaggctgtacaagacaccttaaccgcttcccgagcggccctcagaaaatataaagagggagagccgagtcgcctagctgcagcgcgccaagaatacctccactcggagaggttcggcgtaAAATTCGGTGACAACGTCTCTTCCACCTTCGCCGAAGCGGTCAAAGTCACGATGACATACTTAAAGAAAGggggccaccttcccgagggaatgcatattcccgcctccgacctggcggccatgattgatgatattccGGACGCCTTCTTCAACTttgaagaccctgagtgaggcgGGTTATTTCAAGTaccttctgtatttcatccgctcggcggatgtaaaatttttgtacctgccgttcggcataattcttctaatgaaactgTTCCTTTGCTTGTTTTCCTACTAATCGTCCCTGATGTTCTTTGGTTTACTTATCGTTGATACTTAGAGTCAGTCCTGCTCGTAAGAGTTCTccttcacgcgtccgatcggcttggcatatTGCATAGAGCCCGAGCGAGGTGGCCTACTCTCTTTGCATGTATCCTGCCTTTGTGAAGTCCACAAACGCCGAGTATCGAAGGACTAACTCCCAATCGGGCCTGAAcgttttaatatttgtagtttccacGATTTCTTACTCTGGCATTCGTTATTCCGCtcgggatgtttatagccgatcggcgcggctctcgatttttgacggtgctcgtcggcgcggatatttatagccggtcggcgcggctctcgatctttaacgacggtgctcgtcggcgcggatatttatagccggtcggcgctctcgatctttaacgacggtgctcgtcggcgcggatatttatagccggtcggcgcggctctcgatctttaacgacggtgctcgtcggcgcggatatttatagccggtcggcgcggctctcgatctttaacgacggtgctcgtcggcgcggctctcgatctttaacgacggtgctcgt encodes the following:
- the LOC122043397 gene encoding subtilisin-like protease SBT1.7 — encoded protein: MDSLCLLALLLLCCLAAAEAEKQTYIVHMAKFQMPAAFVEHGDWYDASLRAVSDTAEILYSYDTVAHGFSARLTAAEASALEGLPGVLGVHPEVRYELHTTRTPEFLGIDHGEGFVPQSDFNSDIVVGVLDTGVWPERRSYDDAGLGPVPASWKGACEEGKDFKAADACNRKLVGARFFSRGYEATIGAIDETKESRSPRDNDGHGTHTSSTAAGSTVPSANLLGYAAGTARGMSTRARVAVYKVCWLGGCFSSDILAAIDKSVEDGCGVLSMSLGGGTADYFRDSIATGAFNAMAKGVVVSCSAGNAGPSASTLSNLAPWITTVGAGTLDRDFPAYVVLGNGKNFSSVSLYSGKPLSSSPYSFIYAGNATNATNGNLCMQGTLIPEKVAGKIVLCDRGINARVQKGFVVRDAGGAGMILANTAANGEELVADAHLLPASAVGQKAGDAIKSYLFSDPSPSATIVFGGTKVGIMPSPVVAAFSSRGPNAVTPDILKPDIIAPGVNILAAWTGQVGPTGQAADPRRTEFNIISGTSMSCPHISGLAALLKGAHPDWSPSAIKSALMTTAYAAYSNGNGILDVATGHDATPFDFGAGHVDPPKALDPGLIYDISPDDYIDFLCALNYTTLQIASVSRRPNVTCDASKSYAVSNLNYPSFSVAFSTASSSEAQAATTVKHARTLTNVGLPGTYKVTVTAPAEVKVAVDPQELRFAAAGEKKSYTVSFSAASQPSGSAAFGRLEWTDGKHVVASPLAFTWT